The genomic stretch TTGCCAACCACGTACATCCAGCGATAGACCACCCAGTAGAGGAAGATGATGGCGATGGCGATGCCGAACCCCATCGCCTTCCCGCTGCGCTGCGGCCGGATGCCGAGCGGCGCGCCGACCAGCCCGAAGACCACGCTGGCGAGGGGCAGCGAGAGCTTCTCCCACAGGTCCACCTCGTCGCCCAGCGTGTTCGGGTTCCCTTCCTTGCGCTCTGTGTTGATCTTATCACGCAATTCGCGGAATGTCATCCGGCGATTGTCGGTGACGTCGGCCTGCATGACCCCACGGAACGTCTTGCCGACCCGCAGGTTCGCGGGCAGCGTCTTGGTGGCGGCCTGCTTCATGTAGACGTCGACGATACTGTTGCCGTTAGCGTCCGGACGAAGCGACTTCAGGTAGACATCGTAGAACTCCCAATCCAGCCCGCGTGGGTCGCGCGCGGCGGCGCGCTCGGCAAAGAGGGCGAGCTCGGGCTCGCCCCGGCGCGCGGGGTCATCGCTCATCTTGACGATGGTGACCCCGCGGATCTGCTTCGTGCGCGCGTCGTACCCGCCCGCGATGTTAACGAACTCGTCCACCCGGCCGTCGCTCGTCTTGACGATGTAGTTCAGGGGCTTGTCGGTCGCCTGGATCGTCTCGGTCGCGTTCTGGACGAGTTCGTAGTAGGCGCGGGTCGACGGCGGCACGACCGTCTCATTCCACAAGAAGGTGGCGATGCTCACGACGAGTCCCATCAGGGCCACCGGCCGCGCGATGCGAAAGAAGCTGATGCCTCCCGCGAAGAGCGCGATGTGCTCGCTGTCGCTGGAGAGGCGCCCGAACGCCAGGAGCGCGGCCAGCAGCATGCTCATGGGCAGTGTCTGCGTCACCAGCCCGGGAAGGCTGTACAGCGTGACGCGAAGGACGAGCCCGAGTGGCACTCCGGAGACCAGGAGGTCCGTGATCTTGAACAGGTAGGCGGCCCCGAACAGGAGCAGCATGAAGAGGAGCACCGCGTTGACGAAGTGCCCGAGCATCTCGCGCCACACGAGCCGGTCGACGAGACGAATCACCGCGCTAGCTCCTGTACCCTTCGCCGAAGTAGTAGTGGCGGGCGATCGGGTCGTCGGGCAGCGCGGCCGAGTCGCCGGCGGCCTTGATCTCACCGTCCGCGATGATGTAGGCACGCTCGGTGATGCGCAGCGTGGCCTGCACGTTGTGGTCGGTGATCAGGATGCCGATGTCGCGGGCCTTGAGTTGCCGTACGATGAGCTGAATGTCGTGAATTGCGATGGGATCGATGCCCGTGAAGGGCTCATCGAGTAGAATGAACGCCGGCGAGGTCGACAGTGAGCGCGCGATCTCGACGCGCCGGCGTTCGCCACCGGAGAGCGTCTTGCCGATGCGGTCGCGCAGATGCCCGATGCCAAGCTCCTCCAGCAGCGAGTCGACACGCTTGCGCTGCGCGGCAGCGGACATCCGCGTTTGCTCGAGCACGAGCCGCAGGTTGTCGGCCACGCTGAGCTCGCGAAAGACGGAGGCCTCCTGTGGCAGGTAGCCGATGCCGGCACGCGCGCGCCGGAACATCGGCATCGAGGTGATCTCCTGTCCATCGAGCAGGACCCGCCCGCTGTTGGGGCGTACCAGGCCAACGAGCATGTAGAACGTCGTCGTCTTGCCCGCGCCATTGGGCCCGAGCAGCCCGACGATCTCGCCCCGGCGCATCTCCAGCGAGACGCCCGCGACGGCGGCGTGCCCGCGGTACCGCTTGACCAGGTTCTCCGCTGCTATCTCCACGCATGCCTCGCCAGCCGTGGGGCCCTGTGAAGGGCCCTCACTCCTTGCCGCTCTCGTCACGCAATCGGATATTCACCTTGCCCTCGAGCGAGGGGTTGTGTACGATCACCTTGTACGGCCGGCTGGCCATCTCCACCCGCACCTCGTCGCCAGAGAACGACGAGCCCTCGGCGGGCGTGTCGGGCGTCACTACCGTGGCCTGCACCTTGCCGGAAAGCGTGAGCACCCTCGCGGCACCGTCATAAACGGCCTTCGCGGCCGATCCCTCCACCGACTCCTGACCACTCCCACTCGCGGCCGGCTGCCGGGCGGAGAAGGTCACGGGGCCCTCCAGTGTCAGCACCTCCTGGAGCTTGTTGTAGACGCCCCTCGTACCGGTCGCGCGCACCGTCTGCGTCCCACCGCCGGGCACGGCGCGCGTCCCGGAGAAGCGCACGTTGCCGGTGGCCTCGATGCGGTCCACCCGGTTGCTGGTCTTCGGCACCAGATACGCGGTCAGGCTCTGGGCCTGGATCCGCGCCCGGGTGTTCTGACGCGGATCGACGGCGTCGACCGTCGTGTTGGGCCCCACCGCGCGGGTGAAGTTGCCGAGTTCGAACTCGGCGCGCACGAAGTTCGAGATCACGATGTCGCCGAAGCGAATGGGCTTCTGCTGCGCCTGCCGCGCGAGGCCGCCGCCGGCCGGCCCGGCGAGGGTCGCCAGGCCCAGCAAGGCGGAAGCGCAGAGGCTTGCGCGCGTGCGGAGTGAGTGCATGGAGCCGTTGTCCTCTACGGGATGGTGATGCGGCGCATCCCGGTGTCGATGGTCACCTGATCGAACGGGCCCCCCTCCGCCGCGACAGAGGCCGAGCCCGGGGGCTGGTGCTGGAAGCGGACGTTGCCCCGGCCCACGATGCGATCGGTGTCGGTGTGCCAGACCACCCGGTCCGCCGTCACCGTGAGCCCGGGAGGGTCGACGCTCTCCAGTCGGACGCCACCGTCGGCGATCACGAGCCTGCGCGCTCGCCAGGCCTCCACGCGCGGAGCAGTGAAGCGAGCGCGCGGCTCGTCGTTGCGGTAGAAGCTCCCCCGAGCGTCGTTCAGCACGCCGCTCTCCGTGTCGGCCTGAAGCTGCCCGGAGGCGGCGACGACCTCCAGCACGCGCCGGAGCTTCCCGGCCGGGCCCTTCTCATGCCAACGGACCGTCACGCCCTGGCTGAGCAACTGGCGAGGGCGCGT from Chthonomonadales bacterium encodes the following:
- a CDS encoding LptF/LptG family permease, encoding MIRLVDRLVWREMLGHFVNAVLLFMLLLFGAAYLFKITDLLVSGVPLGLVLRVTLYSLPGLVTQTLPMSMLLAALLAFGRLSSDSEHIALFAGGISFFRIARPVALMGLVVSIATFLWNETVVPPSTRAYYELVQNATETIQATDKPLNYIVKTSDGRVDEFVNIAGGYDARTKQIRGVTIVKMSDDPARRGEPELALFAERAAARDPRGLDWEFYDVYLKSLRPDANGNSIVDVYMKQAATKTLPANLRVGKTFRGVMQADVTDNRRMTFRELRDKINTERKEGNPNTLGDEVDLWEKLSLPLASVVFGLVGAPLGIRPQRSGKAMGFGIAIAIIFLYWVVYRWMYVVGKSGGVPPLFASFTACLLGLIAATVLIARVRQ
- the lptB gene encoding LPS export ABC transporter ATP-binding protein, yielding MEIAAENLVKRYRGHAAVAGVSLEMRRGEIVGLLGPNGAGKTTTFYMLVGLVRPNSGRVLLDGQEITSMPMFRRARAGIGYLPQEASVFRELSVADNLRLVLEQTRMSAAAQRKRVDSLLEELGIGHLRDRIGKTLSGGERRRVEIARSLSTSPAFILLDEPFTGIDPIAIHDIQLIVRQLKARDIGILITDHNVQATLRITERAYIIADGEIKAAGDSAALPDDPIARHYYFGEGYRS